Below is a window of Lycium ferocissimum isolate CSIRO_LF1 unplaced genomic scaffold, AGI_CSIRO_Lferr_CH_V1 ctg2330, whole genome shotgun sequence DNA.
GGAGTAAAATCAAGCAAGAgaatataaatgaaaattaTAGCATGATGGAGTAGGCAAGGCGATTCCAGAGAACTATCTTTAGGATAGTAATTTCCTCCACATAGTGCAAATGATTAAAAGTAAGTCTATTCCTAGGATACAATGCCTCTACTATAAAAATCAAAGTTGCACTCTTTGATATCTCCGACCACAACAACTCAACCCAAAAGAGAGAAGGATTTGaacgaagaaaaagaagaaactgataaaatatttttaagttggaaACGGctgaaaaattgaaatgaaacAGAGAGTTATTCGTACTTTTAATCTCTGCCAAAGGCCACTTTTATAGCCAAAAATATGTCTCCTCCTAATAGGTTCTTTAAACCCCAACTTCAAATAGAAAACAACGTATGATTTAAAAATGAACCAACACAACTGTTGGTTTCCAACAGAAAAAACTTAATAATGAAAAAACACAATTGTTGGTTTCCAACAGAAAAACGTCACTTTCAAAATTAAATTAGTATTcctttgttttatatatatttaaaaatattataattaaataatacttatatattatcatatatcacCTTGGTAGTAAGTCTACTCACCTTGGTCATTTTCTCACCATTgcatattattataataaaaaGACTAGATTTTTGTTGGTTAAGTTAAATTTGTTCAATCACAAGAGTGGTATGATGCCACCACTTTGAAGTGATATAGGTAGTGTTATATTAAGTTTTTGTTTCTCCCTTGAATGTACATTTGAATCTCGTTAAGGATTTGAACTATTTTCTCAAGTGATAACTTGTGTCCATTTCTGTTTTATCAAATGGTCCACTGGAGGCCGTGGTATCTTTTAGGAAACATTTGGACActtgagttgaagttgaaaaaaaaaaaatcatctcgAGGTGTTCTAATGTAGAACAATGCATTCTCGAGTCTACATTTCAGACAATTTTAGATTCCAAGAGATAGCTCAGGATTGTTAAAACGAAAAGGCCTAATATTACCTTTCAACTATCTAATGTGCAGAGTATTTTTGTCCTCAGTTATCTTTTGGTATCAAAATTATCCTTGTCGTCTAAATATTGTATCATTTCTACTCTTAATATCTAACGGCTGATCTTACACCCAAATTCTTGTCCAATTAGATTAATTACTATAGGTGAAGGGTAATTTTGACCCTTTACCGAAATTTTAATCATtctcttttataatttattctaaatttttttgtttttctttttcttttttctccccCACCCCCGCACTCTCCCCGTGACATTTTTTGCTCCACCATCGTCCCATACCATCTCCCTCGACGTGCACTCACCTGAGCAAACCCCAATCACTATCCAACTTTCAACTTCTGCCTCAGTGGCATCGGGTGTCCACGGGACATATTGAGAATGAGTTAAGGTGTCTAGATAATCATTTAGTAAGTGGAATGTTCAACTACAAGTAGAGGCCAAGTTTAAGTTTCTATTTTTGTATTCTAAAAAACTTAAATTTGTGCTAATCTAGAATATAGAGGAGGTTAAACGTAACTAGGAGTAATATTTAAAATTCCTTTAAAATAATACCCCAAATGAAAACTGAATAATAGTATTTTCGTTAGCAGAgagaataaaaataataatagaggcCTAAACATGGTATTTTGGTTATCAACactcaacaacacaagaataaGCGTATTTTTGGAtaggaagaaaatatttttcacgaaaaatatttttttgaaaaaagaaatattcgattactaaatgaaaatattatatcaaaaatatttatactcCAAATGATTTGGGTAAATCTAAAGAGAAATGCTTGTATTGACTTGATTTAATTTGGCAAAAAATGAACGAAGTGCTAGTATCGAGTATTGACTTAAGTCGGAGTATTCCAGAACTTTTAAGGCGGTTCATTTATCTCTTCCTGCTACTTATACTAACCGCCTACTAGAATAGTACAGATCCACACTTTTAAATAgtataaaaaagaaagacatgAAATGCCAAAACCTAGTACCCCCGATAAACTCAATCATAAGAATCACAAATATGGGTATAGCAGAAAATAGTCGTCCCCATAAAAGGATTAAATTCTCACATAGACCTACAATTGCTCAAGTTGAAGAAGacgatgatgattccatttcgaAACTCATAATTCATGATAGTGTGAATAAAGAAGGAGAATTAATGAAAGATTTTACAAAGTTGGAACTGAAACCTGATCACGAAAATCGACCGCTATGGGTTTGCTGTGACGGTCGCGTTTTCTTGGAAACATGTTCTCTTTGTTATCAACAAGCTACTGATTTCCTTATAGCTATTGCTGAGCCTGTTTCCAGGCCTCACTCtattcatgaatataacctCACACCTCACTCTCTTTATGCTGCCGTTTCTTTAGGCCTCCAAACTCATACTATCATCTCTGTGTTGAACAAATTATCAAAGACTAATCTTCCTAAAGaggttcttgattttattcaagcttcaacctCTAATTATGGTAAAGTAAAACTAGTACTCAAGAAAAATCGTTACTTCATCGAATCCCTGTATCCGGAAGTGCTGGAAAAGCTACTCAATGATGATGTTATATCTCGAGCACGAATAATTGCAAGTAGTAcgagtgaagaagaagaagaagaagaagagacgAAAACACAATATTCCTTTGAAGTTGATCCTGTACTAGTTGAAAGTGTAAAGCAACGTTGCTTACCAAACGCGTTAAATTATCCAATGTTGGAAGAGTATGATTTCCAGAACGATTCTGTAAATCCTGACTTAGATGTAGAGATGAAAGTTAATGCTCGGCCACGGCCTTATCAAGAGAAGAGTCTTAGTAAGATGTTTGGGAATGGCAGAGCTAGGTCTGGTATTATAGTGCTTCCATGTGGCGCGGGGAAATCGTTGGTTGGTGTTTCTGCAGCAACAAGTATTAATAAGAGCTGTCTTTGTTTAGCTACAAATGCGGTATCTGTTGATCAATGGGCTCAACAATTCCGGCTATGGTCCACAATTCGAGATGACCAAATATGTCGTTTTACTACTGACAGCAAGGAACAGTTTCGCGGGGATAATGCTGGAGTAGTGGTGACAACTTATAATATGGTTGCTTTTGGTGGGAAACGTTCTGAAGAATCCGAGAAGCTTATTGAACAAATAAGAAAGAGAGAATGGGGATTGCTTCTTTTAGATGAGGTCCATGTAGTTCCTGCTCATATGTTTAGGAAAGTCATCAGCCTCACAAAATCTCACTGCAAACTTGGACTTACTGCCACATTGGTTAGGGAGGACGAAAGGATTACTGATCTGAACTTCCTTATCGGTCCCAAGTTGTATGAGGCTAATTGGTCTGATTTAGCAAAAGGAGGATTTATTGCAAATGTGCAGTGTGCTGAGGTCTGGTGTCCCATGACTAAGGAGTTTTTCGCTGAGTATTTGAAACaggaaaatcaaagaaagaGACAGGCTTTATACGTAATGAATCCTAATAAATTCAGGGCTTGTGAGTTTCTGATCAGGTACCACGAGCAGCAGCGTGCTGACAAGATTATCGTATTTTCTGATAACCTGTTTGCATTGACAGAGTATGCAATGAAGCTTCGGAAGCCTATGATCTATGGTTGTACCAACCACGTGGAGAGGATGAAAATTCTCGAAGCATTTAGAACTAGTCCAGTGGTGAACAccgtttttctttcaaaagtggGTGATAATTCCATAGACATCCCTGAGGCAAATGTGATCATTCAAATTTCGTCCCATGCTGGATCAAGGCGCCAAGAGGCACAACGTCTAGGTCGCATACTCAGGGCAAAGACGCACCCTAAAGGGGGATCAGGGATAGAGGAAAAATACGATGCCTTCTTTTACTCGCTTGTGTCAACCGATACACAAGAAATGTACTACTCAACAAAGAGACAACAATTCCTGATTGATCAAGGTTACAGCTTTAAGGTGATAACGAGTTTGCCTCCGCCAGATTCAGGACCAGAGTTGAGGTATTACAATGTTGAGGAGCAGCTTGGGCTTCTGGGAAAGGTACTAAGTGCTGGTGATGATATAGTTGGTATGGAggaaatagaagaagaagacacAGATGGCAAAGGCCTTGATAGAGCAAATCGCACTGTGGGATCAATGAGCACTTATTCAGGAGCCAAAGGAATGATCTATATGGAATACAGTGGAGGCCAAAAGAAACCTGGATCTGGAGGGCTTGTCCAGACAAAGAACAAGCCCAAGGACTCGTCCAAAAGACACTTTTTGTTCAAAAAACGCTGCGTATGAATAGGGCAATGTTATCGGTAGAAAGGCGCTATGTAAAGTTTGTCTTAGATAGTAAAGTAGTACTTCGATGTCGCATGTAGCTGCTAGTCTAGAGCATTTGTAAATAGTTTTAGGTAGGTTCATTTAGTAGAATGTGTATAACCTATGGTTTCTGccactttttaatttttttttttttttcttcttcttaatttgGGATGGTGAGATTTCTCTTTTCTGTCATTCTGGTAGGTACCACTTTaaagttaattgtttgattCGAAAAGCCATGGAGTCCATCAATCGGCCAAACGTTGGGTAGCAGAAGTGATCCAAAGCCATAGACGTTCGTCATTGCAATCCATCCTCCACTTTCAACTCTTGGTGATGAAGTGAGATGACAAATTAAATGACAAAATCAAACACTATTTTCCTATAGCAGGTAGAAAACGTAGCATGGAGATAAAAGTATACGTGCTATGCGGTAGGGAGTCTTTAGCCTGACTTTTTCATGCTTTCCGATTGTAATCATCAGTGGGTTTAAGGGCCTTATTAAGCAAAGCTGGAATTCAATATGCTCTGAGACTAGGACTAGAACTTGCAGTTCCCAACAACATAATATGCTTGCTTTGACACTTAGTTGTGGTCAACTATGTTAGTTCTTATTCCTTACTGTTCATTTTGCTCCATTTAAGCATGTCTCAGTCCAAAATTATAAGATGGTAGTCCTCTACATTTCGTATTGGCATATAAGGCTTTGAAAAACCGTACGACTCCTAACAAATATTTGACCTAAAGGTAAGTGGACTACATTGACTAACACTTAATCCTAACTAATTGTTAGAGCTTATATACACATTTTTCTTCCACAAAAAGGCTgaaggaagaaaacaaaaaattgaggcAAATCTAGCTTTCCGACGAGCTAGAACAAGGGTGGAGGCTGTCAATCCAATTCATTACTAGTTAGTATGTTCGACTAATAAAAAATTCACTTTATACTCCTATTTAGATTTACGTAGGGTGAATACAATCATATGCAATCAAATATTATCCAGCTCTGATGCAAAAACTCAAAttcaaaaatgaaatagaaaatttacaaaattaaaaaataaatatcactGAAGGTGGTTGTAAGCCTTATTAGATACCATAGCCAATGGTTTGCAAGGTCTCCATGGATTCCAAGAGATTGTAGATCTTTCGAGACAATTACCTTTCATGTGATTTTAGGTCTATATCATCTTCTTTTAATACCTTCAATCACCATGATCACCCCTACAAATCGGTGCATCTAGAGATCGATGTAGGACATGATCTAAGTCATCTGAAGTTCCAAGCATACAAAGAGTTCATTATGATGTTCATGGGCAAAGGTCGGGACATATGAAGTATGGAAAGATCTGTGGATCTGAGAAGCTCCATCATCACTTGTGACGTTAAactattttctcttttctccttttcttatACTCCTTGCCTCAGGACTTCTTTTTTGATTTATGCTGTTTACAAAGACGGTGTTTGCTTGATTTAGCCTTCTTCGAGACCTTTGTCTTATCTTCTGAAAGTGACGCTTCTGAAGAACCAGCTAAATTCAGCCACACTGGTTTCTCTGGACCAACGACAACTCCATTTCCATATCCGTCCATTAGCCCCGTAGCATGATTCCCTGATTCTGCAGAATCTGCGCAACCAGTTTAATCCATCCGTGACCCAATAGAACCTCTGTTTCGCTTGACTCTGCATATAACAAGAGGTGTAATTAACTCAGTGGGCCAGTAAGCTGCATTGAAATTGCAAttcagaaggaaaaaaagagaggaaaaaggaaaaggacaCACATTTGCATTCGTCATTCTCGTGTTTTAGGGTCTATGCAGCTGTATGCCCGAAATTCTAGATACTAACATATTTTAACTGTTTCCCGGAATTTGTGATGAAAACAGAAATACTAAAAGATTGAAAGtcgtactttttttttttttttcagaattgGTAATTGTATTGACAACATACACCAAGAAGGTGCAAGCAAAATTATGTCCCTTCTTTGTTTAGAGGGATCCAATCAAATTTATCAGTTCCTGTTTCACTAGTAAGAATGTAAAATTCTGTTTACACTAAAAATAAACCGAAAGTAAACAGTTCGTCCTGATCTTCTGAATAGAGCTTTCTTTATCTTCGAAGCATACATTTTCTATTTGTTTCAACAGTCATAATTTTGATATCAACCTACTAGTAGCACTCAATTTTTTTGAGTGTCCCATTTCTATCTTTTTAACAAATATAAGTCCTAAAAACATacattaaaaataattgaagcTTTAATGTGGTttaatcaagaaatcacgatCTCACGTTAAgctgtataatttttttttttaattgaaatttcCCAGGTCGTCTGGGGTGTCATAAATCAGAAAGAAAGTACGCAAGAGGAGGACTTGGCCTTAACCTGTTATTACAACACAAGGATAAAAGTTTTATCCTTCAAAAGAGGGAGGTGAAACTAGAAGAAATACATTCCATCCCTCGCAAAAGTTAGACTACCTATACAACTAGCTAACAAAAAAATTTGCCTTGTCATATTTGGTCCTTATCGAAGGCATTTGGCTCTTGTTCAATTGGAATGGACCTTTAGCCCCCACCGGAAGTTGCTGATAGGAGTCATAGAAGACTTCATTCTGACTGTTAACTGCAAATTTGGCTAAATGGTCCGCAACCTTATTTGCCTCTCTAAAACAGTGCTCCACTTTGACATTAGCTTGATTCTTCAATTGTTGTAGCTCTTTTATGATCATATTTAGTCTGAAATTGCAACATTTGTCATCATTAACCATCTGCACTATTACTAAGGAGTCCAACTCTAGTGTGAAATTAGTGAGGTTCTTTTTTTAGCATAAGATCATCCCCTGTTTAGCAGCAAGTGCTTCTGCCTCTAGATTATTTGCACATCTTGTGGGAGAGGAGAATGCCACGACAAAATCACCACTGTCATTTCTTAACACTAATCTAAACCGGCACTTCTATTAGCAGCAATAAAACTACCATCAGTGTTCATTTTCAATGTACCAGCAGTAGGCAATTTCCGACAAACAATGGTGGGTTTAGGACAAGGTTTTAGTCTTTGGAGATTGTCACAAATTGAAGACCAAGTTAATGTCAATTTATGAGAGGGGAAGGCCTGAGAAGTAGCACTCAATAGGTTCCTTTCTGCCTGCTTGATCATGATGTACACACTGAATTTCTTCCTCTCTCCATACTTGCACTCGCAATTTTTCTGCCAGATTTCCCAACATATAAACAAAGGGACAATCTTGGCAATCATCTTGTGAACATCATTTTTATGTCGTTTGAGTCCACCAGATATTAATCAGGTGTCTGACAGTTCCCCGGTGAGCAGCAATTCCCGGTGGTCTTCCAAAGTGATTCCATATGAGTTGAGCAGTTTCACCTGCAACAAAAACATGAAGCATATTTTCTGCTACTGGGACTAAGAAGCAATTACAGTTGGTGTCCTTGTTAGCTctaaatctggaaaaaaattcatcaaaagGAAGCTTACCTTGCCACAACCTCCAATTGAGGAAGGAGACTTTAAAAGGAGTGTTAGAGTTCCATATTTACCCAAGAACTGGTTTTGAGGTTTTTTGGTTCAGACAAACTTGTTGGAGTATTTTCCATCAATAGTTAAGTCCCAAAACACTTGATCTTTTCTATTTTGGTTCCCAATTGTGTTGCACCATATGTTCTGTCAAGAACATCCTTCAATTTCTGGATATTCCAAACACCATCTAGTAAGAAGTGACTGACTGAGGTTCTAATGCTTTTTCTACTATTAGGGTAGAACTTAGCAAGAGGACCTTTACCACTCCAGTTATCCCACCAAAAGCTGCTAGAACCAGAGTTAATTTGCCAAAACATGTGTTCCTCAGCCCTATTTCTTACTTGAGTCATCATTTTCCAGAGATGAGAGTTACCTGAGGCCCACTGTTTAGTAGTACAATAGGATCTGATACAGTATTTGTTTTTCAGGAAAGTAGCCCAAAGAGATGGAACTGATCTGAGTCTCTACCATCGTTTTGTAGCTAAGACCATGCTTTGTTCTTCCATACTGCTTATACCATTCCATCCTAGGGATTTCTTCTCATTCCGTCCGTTCTGCTAGCTGGTGTCGCCTTCTCTCTTACTTATCTATTCCCATCCATCTTTACCTCCTTTACTCTACTACTTCCCTCCTTCAAGGCGTGATTAATGCGCCTTAAACCTCTCTTTTGAAAAAGAATAGGTTTCTCCATGAGCTCCAATGATATTTCTTTGACCTCGATCTGCTCCCCAGAATAAGTTGGCAAAGTGTTTGTCCAAAAGTTTGAAAATTGCCTTAGGCAGAGTTAGTGCTTGAGGGTATATGTTGGGAGTGCTTGAAGCACATGTTTGATGAGCACTTGCTTTCCTCCATAGGACAACATTTTTCCTTGCCAACCTCCCAATCTTTAAATAACTTTGCTTACCATAGGATCAAAGAACTCAATCTTTTTTCTTCTAACGTATACAGGACATCTGAGGTAATTGAATGGAAATTCCTTATCCATGAACCCTGTACTGTTTCTCATTCTGTTAATTCTGGTTGCAAAGGTTTTTGGGGTTGTCAGGAAGAAACTTTTCTCCCTATTCACCTTTTGATCTGCTTCATAACAAGCTTGATAGACTTTGTTCTTCCACTGCTGACGATTACTATTTCATCTGCATAAGACAAATGATTAATCAGTGGACCTCTTTCTGACATAGAAAAAGGggtaaaattctcattttgtaGCAAATTATTCAGTAATCTAGTTAAAACTTCAGCAGCTAAATTAAATAAGGAAGGAGATAGAGGGTCCCCTTGTTTTAATCCTTGAGAAGAGGTGAAGAAGCCAGTCCTTATACCATTAATAAGGATTGAATACCAAACACCTGAAACAAGATTCAATATCAAATTAATCCAATTGTCAGAGAATCCAAATTTCCTAAGAACTGCTGAGACAAAGTCCCAAGACATTCTATCATAAGCTTTGGCAATAAAAATTTCATCACTATATTACCACCCTTATTAGGCTGAGAAATAGATTGGATAATTTCCTGAGTGAACTGGACATTTTCAGTGATTAACCTATCTTTAACAAATCCTAACTGATTTTTAGAGATAAGACTAGGTAAAAGAGGGTTAAGTCTTAAAGCaagaatttttgaaataatCTTATTAGAAAAGTTAGATAAACTAATAGGTCTAAACTGAGCAAAACAATCAGGAATACTAGTCTTAGGTATTTAGAACAAGACAAGTATGAGAGCAGAATTTGGTAAGttttttccccttaaaaaaTCAATGACAAACTCAGTAATATCATGTTTGATGATATCCCAATAGCTTTGGAAGAATGTGCCATTGAAGCAATCTGGTCCTGCTGTGCTATCTGCACTGAGGCTAAAGACTGCTTCCTTGATCTCCTCCTGAAAAGGCAATTTAGACAAGTTATTATTATCCGAATCAGTAATAATACTAGGAATAAAACTGCAATTTTTCCATTGAAATGAAGTTTGATGGATGTGTATCGCACAAAGATATTATCtaatttccttcttaaattTTCTCTACATTTCTCTGCATGTTGCACACCCTGAATTTTATCAAAAAGCAACTTGAAATGAGGTAAAATGGCCCTAAGCCCCTAACAATGATTACCTTCTTGTACTCCACGAACAGTTGCAGttaaaaatcatgaatttgccccccccccccccccgcccccccttTATATGAAGACAGGCAAATGGGCCCTCCTCCTCATATTTTCATCGCTACTTTGCAGCAGGAGGACCAATGTATTAATTTTTCGTGCTCGAGCACCCATTAACCACGAAAATTTAACTCAAGGTCACATCCAAGTCTTGTAATTACTAGAGGTGATAACTTGACCAGGCCAAGTCAAAGCCCACTTAAATTTGTGATTAAGTTAATTAGgatacaaaatataattttaaaacttgttaaacttttgaaaaatacaaaaaaacacAACTTAATCCCAAAAAATCCAACAGCccacctcctcctcctcctccccccctccccccccccctcaaaaaaaatatttaaaaagttttgatatttttttttattttttcacccccccccccccttccccccctccctacctccccccccccccccccccaatttttttttttaattaaaaagttttaaattttttttcaccactccctcctcctcctcccatCCCTCACCGcgcccccccacccccaaaaaataattgtttttgaCCCCTCCTCCCCCCACCCCCGTGACCCAACACCCCACCACCTccacccctccaaaaaaaaattaattttcgtttttaaaaaaaaacattttgaaaagtttttttttttattttttgcagcAACCGccccacaaaaaaataatttttttgaaaagaagttttgattttttttttagtttttttttatttcttactcCATCCacccacccccaaaaaaaaaattaattatgttttaaaaaaaagtttttgttttgtaacgacccgttcggtCGTTATTGCGTTTTTGACCATTTTGCACCGTTAACGGGCCCCCGAGCCTTATTAGCACCATTTTGA
It encodes the following:
- the LOC132043359 gene encoding general transcription and DNA repair factor IIH helicase subunit XPB1-like produces the protein MGIAENSRPHKRIKFSHRPTIAQVEEDDDDSISKLIIHDSVNKEGELMKDFTKLELKPDHENRPLWVCCDGRVFLETCSLCYQQATDFLIAIAEPVSRPHSIHEYNLTPHSLYAAVSLGLQTHTIISVLNKLSKTNLPKEVLDFIQASTSNYGKVKLVLKKNRYFIESLYPEVLEKLLNDDVISRARIIASSTSEEEEEEEETKTQYSFEVDPVLVESVKQRCLPNALNYPMLEEYDFQNDSVNPDLDVEMKVNARPRPYQEKSLSKMFGNGRARSGIIVLPCGAGKSLVGVSAATSINKSCLCLATNAVSVDQWAQQFRLWSTIRDDQICRFTTDSKEQFRGDNAGVVVTTYNMVAFGGKRSEESEKLIEQIRKREWGLLLLDEVHVVPAHMFRKVISLTKSHCKLGLTATLVREDERITDLNFLIGPKLYEANWSDLAKGGFIANVQCAEVWCPMTKEFFAEYLKQENQRKRQALYVMNPNKFRACEFLIRYHEQQRADKIIVFSDNLFALTEYAMKLRKPMIYGCTNHVERMKILEAFRTSPVVNTVFLSKVGDNSIDIPEANVIIQISSHAGSRRQEAQRLGRILRAKTHPKGGSGIEEKYDAFFYSLVSTDTQEMYYSTKRQQFLIDQGYSFKVITSLPPPDSGPELRYYNVEEQLGLLGKVLSAGDDIVGMEEIEEEDTDGKGLDRANRTVGSMSTYSGAKGMIYMEYSGGQKKPGSGGLVQTKNKPKDSSKRHFLFKKRCV